In Methanobacterium sp. Maddingley MBC34, a genomic segment contains:
- a CDS encoding putative glutamine amidotransferase (PFAM: CobB/CobQ-like glutamine amidotransferase domain) has product MELKIYHMYPDLLNLYGDLGNVTCLRQRCQWRGIDVEVVGFSMNHEAPLADGDLFFIGGGSDRGQNIVYSHLTKYTRIMGDLIEDGAPVLAICGGYQLLGEKYIDADGNDVPGLGIFNYHTRSEEGRLIGNIIIKNGLGLSPETLVGFENHGGRTYHDHQSLGKVLVGYGNNGKDQEEGMVYKNCIGTYLHGPLLPKNPHLADHLILKALERKYGLKELSSLEDRQEYAAHEKVLGLYSP; this is encoded by the coding sequence ATGGAACTGAAAATATATCACATGTACCCGGATCTTTTGAATCTCTACGGAGATCTGGGTAACGTAACCTGCCTACGTCAGCGATGCCAGTGGAGGGGTATTGATGTAGAAGTGGTGGGTTTCAGCATGAATCACGAAGCACCATTAGCTGATGGAGATCTGTTCTTCATTGGAGGAGGTTCAGATCGTGGTCAGAACATTGTCTACTCCCACCTCACAAAGTACACTCGCATAATGGGAGATTTAATCGAAGATGGCGCCCCTGTTCTGGCTATATGTGGAGGGTATCAGCTTTTAGGTGAGAAGTACATTGATGCAGATGGAAATGATGTTCCGGGTCTGGGAATATTCAATTACCATACTCGTAGCGAGGAAGGGCGGCTCATTGGAAATATAATCATTAAAAACGGTCTGGGACTTAGTCCGGAGACACTAGTGGGCTTTGAAAATCATGGTGGTCGCACCTATCATGATCACCAGTCACTGGGAAAGGTTTTGGTGGGTTATGGTAACAATGGCAAAGACCAGGAAGAAGGAATGGTTTACAAAAACTGCATCGGAACCTACCTCCACGGCCCATTACTACCTAAAAATCCTCATCTGGCGGATCATCTTATTTTAAAAGCCCTGGAGAGAAAATATGGGTTGAAAGAGTTATCTTCCCTTGAGGATCGTCAGGAATATGCAGCTCATGAAAAAGTACTGGGATTGTACTCTCCCTGA